A portion of the Salarias fasciatus chromosome 15, fSalaFa1.1, whole genome shotgun sequence genome contains these proteins:
- the esco2 gene encoding N-acetyltransferase ESCO2 codes for MLMTTRKRKLSSVEADSHPSKKTAREEMSPVKRRSPRKLQQSPVKNCGSPVKSPRRPATPPRKSPLKLSVVTSSFYSKQNSNYLTPLERKAMKESLPLPLPPPPSVSPTLAKKPETKKKAKGGSKPRKAAAGLNKGQKMGQKINLTATRTIKLNKLNSGAAVKPTPSSSSAAPASSKPAEPKKPVAFTFSSARPKPKVFVGAAFFSTGKKPSSMYKKSAPRSASATANRKAVAPPTKKKEQQQVAQTAAPQKKEDKPNTKQRVKFGPTDWMDSVNEKPKPLLPLCSPERWAEKYGITHSLKVVLTRSPASSFASPASTSSTQDDISASDPVFDLSEISPISTTSSPAKVPESTAVYPIFGSASKRPKKAAPLTCSTPAGPGPILQTPSAAGKDRSVRRKKEKLDDDQLIIDAGQKQFGATVCHSCGMVYSADNPEDNFQHTQFHRRFLDSIKYVGWKKERVVAEFWDGKILLVMPDDPKYAVKKAEDVRRVADSELGFQQVTLSRPTQAKTYLFISTERMVVGCLVAEPIRQAYRVLEQPDQHKDMTKDDFMERHRAWCCSTVPEQALCGISRIWVFSMARRRGIATRMLDTVRNTFMFGSHLTKEEIAFSDPTPDGKQFATKYCDTPAFLVYNFVS; via the exons ATGCTGATGACTACCAGAAAACGAAAACTCTCCTCTGTGGAGGCTGATAG TCATCCGTCCAAGAAGACGGCGAGGGAGGAGATGTCACCGGTGAAGAGGAGATCTCCGAggaagctgcaacagtccccaGTGAAGAACTGTGGTTCTCCCGTGAAATCCCCTCGTCGACCAG cCACACCACCCCGTAAATCTCCACTGAAACTCTCCGTGGTTACAAGCTCGTTCTACAGCAAGCAGAATTCGAACTACCTCACTCCGCTGGAGAGGAAGGCGATGAAGGAGTCTCTGCCCTTGCctctgccccctcccccctctgtctcccccACCTTGGCCAAAAAGCCAGAGACAAAGAAGAAAGCTAAAGGAGGCAGTAAACCCAGAAAGGCGGCTGCAGGTTTGAATAAAGGACAGAAGATGGGTCAAAAAATCAACTTAACAGCCACGAGAACGATCAAGCTGAACAAGCTCAACAGCGG TGCCGCCGTGAAGCCGaccccctcttcctccagcgCTGCGCCTGCCAGCAGCAAACCCGCCGAGCCCAAGAAGCCCGTCGCCTTCACTTTCAGCAGCGCGAGGCCCAAACCCAAGGTGTTTGTCGGCGCTGCGTTTTTCAGCACAGGGAAGAAGCCTTCGTCCATGTACAAGAAATCTGCACCGCGGTCGGCTTCTGCCACCGCCAACAGAAAAGCTGTGGCGCCACCAAcgaagaagaaggagcagcagcaggtcgcaCAG ACCGCAGCGCCTCAGAAGAAGGAagacaaaccaaacacaaagcAGCGAGTGAAGTTTGGCCCGACCGACTGGATGGACTCCGTCAACGAGAAGCCCAAACCTCTGCTGCCACTGTG ctctcctgaaagGTGGGCAGAGAAGTATGGGATTACCCACAGTCTGAAGGTCGTCTTGACCAGGTCTCCGGCATCCAGCTTTGCTTCTCCAGCTTCGACCTCCAGTACTCAG GATGATATTAGTGCCTCAGATCCCGTCTTTGACCTGAGTGAGATCAGTCCCATCAGCACCACTTCCAGCCCTGCTAAAG TTCCAGAGTCCACGGCGGTGTATCCCATATTCGGTTCTGCTTCTAAGAG GCCAAAGAAAGCAGCTCCTCTGACCTGCAGTACTCCAGCTGGCCCAGGGCCCATACTGCAGACCCCATCTGCTGCTGGGAAAGACCGAAGTGTCCGCAGGAAGAAGGAAAAGCTGGACGATGACCAGCTGATCATT GATGCCGGCCAGAAGCAGTTCGGAGCAACGGTGTGCCACTCATGTGGGATGGTGTACAGCGCAGACAACCCGGAGGACAACTTCCAGCACACCCAGTTCCACCGGCGCTTCCTGGACTCCATCAAATATGTG GGCTGGAAGAAGGAGCGCGTGGTGGCCGAGTTCTGGGACGGGAAAATTCTCCTGGTCATGCCAGATGATCCCAAATACGCCGTCAAAAAG GCTGAGGATGTGCGGCGCGTCGCAGACAGCGAGCTGGGCTTCCAGCAGGTGACGCTGAGCCGACCGACGCAGGCTAAAACCTACCTGTTCATCAGCACCGAGCGAATGGTGGTGGGATGTCTGGTGGCTGAGCCCATACGACAG GCATACCGAGTCCTGGAGCAGCCGGATCAACACAAAGACATGACGAAGGACGACTTCATGGAGCGCCACCGCGCCTGGTGCTGCTCCACCGTGCCCGAACAGGCCCTGTGCGGCATCAGTCGGATCTGGGTCTTCAGCATGGCCAGGCGACGGGGCATCGCCACGCGTATGCTGGACACCGTCAG gAACACCTTTATGTTTGGCAGTCACCTCACCAAGGAGGAAATCGCCTTCTCCGACCCGACGCCTGACGGCAAACAGTTCGCCACAAAGTACTGCGACACTCCGGCCTTCCTCGTCTACAACTTCGTCTCTTAA
- the ccdc25 gene encoding coiled-coil domain-containing protein 25: MVFYFTSAAVNPPFTIYMGKDKYENEDLIRYGWPEDIWFHVDKLSSAHVYLRMPKGQTIDDIPPEVLIDCAQLVKNNSIQGCKMNNINVVYTPWANLKKTGDMDVGQIGFHRQKEVKIVAVEKKVNEIVNRLEKTKVERFPDLAAEKDSRDREERNEKKAQLQDQKKREKEEQKRKKELEELRNYSSLMKDENMKTNEDGYDSDDFM; this comes from the exons ATGGTGTTTTACTTCACAAGTGCCG CAGTGAACCCTCCGTTCACCATCTACATGGGAAAAGACAAATATGAAa ACGAAGATCTCATCAGGTACGGCTGGCCAGAGGACATCTG GTTTCACGTGGACAAACTGTCTTCAGCACACGTCTATCTGAGAATGCCAAAG gGTCAAACCATAGATGATATTCCTCCAGAGGTGTTGATAGACTGTGCACAGCTggtgaaaaacaacagcatcCAAG GATGTAAGATGAACAACATCAATGTGGTTTACACACCATGGGCCAACCTGAAGAAAACCGGAGACATGGACGTCGGGCAGATCGGCTTCCATCGACAGAAAGAG GTGAAAATTGTGGCGGTGGAGAAGAAGGTCAACGAGATCGTAAACCGTCTGGAGAAAACCAAAGTAGAGCGATTTCCCGACCTGGCAGCAGAGAAGGACTCGAGAGACCGAGAGGAGAGGAACGAGAAGAAAGCTCAGctccaggaccagaagaagagggagaaggaggagcagaagaggaaaaaggagctggaggagctcag GAATTATTCATCACTGATGaaggatgaaaacatgaaaactaatGAG GATGGCTACGACTCCGACGACTTCATGTGA
- the tmem214 gene encoding transmembrane protein 214 — protein MASNNGSAGKWEVVKKGKKSNAADKKSGNGGRKALGESNQPSRPPLKMSETLFDGFEKMGKKQNKEQVPPPAETASKKSSSSKPTKKVQPSNTVTPATPKTLEEALKALDIGDLKQQLARSQTLFPGNPSVWVKDLAGYLNLHLTAPESEPTLSSYAHDYPYCLTGKELRGVIKGLIGRCSNILPDFFDHCVYTMLRELDRQSGEPLHGYRVCIQAILQDKPRIATQNLPDYLELLRSVQNRPVKCLTIMWALGQAGFYDLSQGLRVWLGIMLPVLGVKSLSSYAIAYLERLLLLHVNLTKGFGIMGPKEFFPLLDFAFMPKNALSSSLQDQLRRLYPRLKVLAFGAKPESTLHTYLPSFLSRATPHCPDEMKRELLSSMTECLCVDVQSLGVWRQLYTKHLPQSSLLLNHLLKSWNILPPKLRKNLEETIQSFRVTNEEMIDSGETQDLQECNNLCQNLQVKMRGRGFPWSKLLMVLLVFAAGFIAHDVRSHSSVADSATAKYLHTSGVTAVSQQAWSKITLYSKQGFGWLEKNTPYYYSECVRVVGPLMEQGLEKTKTAAVFISENTTQFILWVKETTPLVIDWVYTNTPDSVFQLLAYLKELLILLHQNYVLPALTYIYELLQRAWTNLQESCNGEVSVSCLQGHALAFTNSTWQLLQHTTSAIKTWAQELLTRGG, from the exons ATGGCTTCGAATAACGGCTCCGCCGGCAAATGGGAGGTAGTGAAGAAAGGCAAGAAAAGCAACGCGGCTGACAAGAAGAGCGGCAACGGGGGAAGGAAAGCTCTTGGCGAATCCAACCAGCCGTCCAGGC CACCCCTGAAGATGTCTGAGACTCTGTTCGACGGCTTCGAGAAGATGGGGAAGAAACAGAACAAGGAGCAAGTTCCTCCACCAGCCGAGACTGCCAGCAAGAAGTCTTCGTCGAGTAAACCCACCAAGAAAGTGCAGCCCAGCAATACGGTCACACCTGCAACTCCCAAAACACTCGAGGAAGCTCTCAAAGCT TTAGATATTGGGGACCTGAAGCAGCAGTTGGCTCGCAGTCAAACCCTGTTCCCAGGAAACCCTTCAGTGTGGGTCAAAGACCTGGCAGGATACCTCAACCTCCATCTGACTGCACCAGAGAGCGAGCCCACACTCAGCAGCTACGCTCACG ACTACCCATACTGCCTTACTGGAAAAGAGCTGAGGGGCGTCATCAAAGGCCTGATTGGACGCTGCAGCAATATTCTGCCAGATTTCTTCGACCACTGTGTTTACACGATGCTCAGGGAGCTGGACAGACAGTCAG GGGAACCTCTGCATGGATACAGAGTTTGCATCCAGGCAATCCTCCAGGACAAACCCAGGATAGCAACCCAAAACCTGCCAGAT TATTTGGAGTTGTTGCGTTCAGTTCAGAATCGACCAGTGAAGTGTTTGACGATCATGTGGGCTCTGGGACAAGCAGGATTTTACGATCTCAGTCAGGGACTAAGAG tgtggcTGGGTATCATGCTTCCTGTACTAGGAGTGAAGTCCTTGTCCTCGTATGCCATCGCCTATCTGGAGAGACTTCTACT ACTTCATGTGAACCTGACAAAGGGATTTGGCATTATGGGTCCCAAAGAGTTCTTTCCTCTGCTAGACTTTGCTTTTATGCCTAAAAATGCCCTGTCGTCCAG TCTGCAGGACCAGCTCAGACGTCTGTATCCTCGACTGAAGGTCCTCGCGTTTGGAGCCAAGCCCGAGAGCACACTGCACACATACCTGCCATCTTTTCTGTCCCGAGCCACGCCGCACTGTCCGGACGAAATGAAGAGAGAG ctgctcagcagcatgacggagtgtttgtgtgtggatgtaCAGAGTTTAGGGGTTTGGAGGCAGCTCTACACCAAACACTTACCCCAGTCCAG TCTGCTGTTAAACCACTTACTGAAGTCTTGGAATATCCTCCCACCAAAG cTGCGGAAAAACCTTGAAGAAACAATCCAGTCTTTCAGAGTGACCAACGAAGAGATGATAGACTCTGGTGAAACTCAGGACCTTCAGGAGTGCAATAACCTGTGCCAG AATCTGCAGGTGAAGATGCGAGGTCGCGGCTTCCCCTGGTCCAAACTGCTCATGGTTCTGCTGGTGTTCGCTGCGGGCTTCATCGCTCACGATGTTCGATCTCACAGCTCTGTTGCAG atTCCGCCACAGCCAAGTACCTGCACACCTCAGGCGTCACGGCAGTGTCTCAGCAGGCCTGGAGCAAAATAACGCTGTACTCCAAACAAGGCTTCGG CTGGCTGGAGAAGAACACTCCTTATTATTACTCTGAGTGCGTGCGAGTTGTGGGACCGTTGATGGAACAAGGTTTGGAAAAGACgaaaacagcagctgtgttCATCTCTGAAAACACCACCCAGTTCATCCTGTGGGTGAAAGAAACCACGCCGCTGGTCATCGACTGG GTGTACACCAACACCCCGGACAGCGTGTTCCAGCTGCTGGCATATTTGAAGGAGCTTCTCATCCTCCTTCATCAGAACTACGTCCTCCCGGCGCTGACGTACATATACGAGCTGCTGCAGCGAGCGTGGACCAACCTGCAGGAGTCCTGCAA TGGCGAGGTGTCCGTCTCGTGTCTCCAGGGCCACGCGCTGGCCTTCACCAACTCCACGTGGCAGCTGCTCCAACACACCACCTCCGCCATCAAGACGTGGGCCCAGGAGCTGCTCACTCGAGGAGGATAA
- the pbk gene encoding lymphokine-activated killer T-cell-originated protein kinase homolog: MASPAAGCVFQTPKASHMRRPGGSGGSPITIPASPFMKKLGCGTGVNVYLLNRPGKLNASPWAVKKINHLCNSKQTVVYQQRLSEEAKILKEINHPNIVGFRAFTQAKDGSKCLAMEYGGEQSLNDLIEKRRKEGLKAFPAANIEKVALHVARGLQYLHNEKKLLHGDMKSCNVVIKGDFETVKICDVGVSLQLDENMRVSDPDAEYIGTEPWKPKETLEEGGEVTDKADIFAYGLTLWEMMTLSMPHLEMLDDDDDDDEEGEGDSMEESFDEDGYYERLGTRPALDSEALGDSYRRMVELFYLCTEENPKKRPSASQIVQALELNTAPQNVVD, from the exons ATGgcctctcctgcagctggatgCGTATTCCAGACCCCTAAAGCCAGCCACATGAGGAGGCCTGGGGGCAGCGGAGGCAGCCCGATCACCATCCCTGCCTCACCTTTCATGAAGAAATTGGGTTGTGGGACTGGGGTCAACGTCTACCTCCTGAAccg aCCAGGAAAGCTGAATGCGTCACCCTGGGCTGTGAAGAAGATCAATCATCTATGTAATTCCAAACAGACTGTTGTTTACCAGCAGCGGCTCAGTGAAGAAGCTAAAATCCTGAAGGAAATTAATCACCCAAACATTGTTG GTTTCCGTGCTTTCACTCAGGCCAAAGATGGCTCCAAGTGTCTGGCCATGGAGTACGGAGGGGAGCAGTCACTGAACGACCTGATAGAGAAGCGGCGGAAGGAGGGCCTGAAAGCATTTCCGGCTGCCAACATAGAGAAAGTGGCACTGCATGTGGCTCGTGGCCTGCAG TATCTTCACAACGAGAAGAAGCTTCTGCACGGTGACATGAAGTCCTGCAACGTGGTGATCAAGGGCGACTTTGAGACTGTGAAGATCTGCGATGTTGGCGTGTCTCTGCAGCTCGATGAAAACATGAGAG TGTCTGACCCGGACGCGGAGTACATTGGCACCGAGCCGTGGAAGCCAAAGGAAaccctggaggagggaggagaggtcACTGACAAGGCAGACATCTTCGCCTACGGCCTGACTCTGTGGGAGATGATGACTCTTTCTATGCCTCATCTGGAGATGCtggacgacgatgatgatgatgatgaagagggaGAAG GCGACTCCATGGAGGAGAGCTTCGACGAGGACGGCTACTACGAGCGACTGGGGACGCGTCCGGCGCTGGACAGCGAGGCCCTGGGCGACTCGTACCGCAGGATGGTGGAGCTCTTCTATCTGTGCACGGAGGAAAACCCCAAGAAGAGACCGTCAGCCAGTCAGATCGTCCAGGCTTTAGAGCTGAACACAGCGCCCCAGAACGTCGTCGACTGA